The Thermodesulfobacteriota bacterium genome includes a window with the following:
- the tolR gene encoding protein TolR translates to MAISGNNNGRSVLSEINVTPFVDVMLVLLVIFMVTAPILYQGVEINLPKVESRPMPAAEREKKIVITLNENGEIYIEKKKYPLSELKLEIRSLIRNQGKELEEEDVFLRADSNVPYGTVMEIMAEIKKAGVNKIGLITEPPSSNNFQFKTDYK, encoded by the coding sequence ATGGCTATAAGCGGCAATAATAATGGACGTTCCGTTCTTTCTGAAATAAACGTCACTCCTTTTGTGGACGTTATGCTTGTTCTTCTAGTAATTTTCATGGTTACAGCTCCTATCTTGTACCAGGGTGTCGAAATCAATCTCCCTAAGGTTGAATCGAGACCCATGCCCGCGGCTGAAAGGGAAAAAAAGATAGTTATTACCCTGAACGAAAATGGAGAGATTTACATAGAAAAGAAGAAATACCCGCTCTCTGAATTAAAGTTGGAGATTAGGTCACTTATTAGAAACCAGGGTAAAGAATTGGAGGAAGAAGATGTATTTCTAAGGGCAGATTCTAACGTACCTTATGGTACGGTCATGGAAATAATGGCTGAAATTAAAAAGGCTGGTGTAAATAAAATAGGCCTTATTACTGAGCCACCCTCGTCTAATAACTTCCAATTCAAAACAGATTATAAATGA
- a CDS encoding YebC/PmpR family DNA-binding transcriptional regulator, protein MSGHSKWANIKHRKAAVDAKRGKIFTKLIRELTIAARQGGGDPESNSRLRTAIAAARSNNMPGDTIDRAINRGTRKGGSEEIHETYYEGYGPGGSAVYIHVMTDNKNRTVSEIRRVFTKYGGSLGESGCVAWMFDTKGRISFDKKGVDEDKIYEIAVDAGAEDVRTEDSELIVITNTENFENVKDQIDKKGLKYLSAEITMIPQNNVRVEGKDAEQMVRLMEALDDSDDVQNVYSNFDIEDELLEALG, encoded by the coding sequence ATGTCTGGTCATTCCAAATGGGCAAATATAAAACACAGAAAGGCAGCCGTTGATGCCAAGCGCGGGAAAATCTTTACAAAGTTAATCAGGGAACTCACGATTGCTGCAAGGCAGGGCGGAGGTGACCCCGAATCCAATTCGAGGCTTAGAACAGCTATCGCCGCTGCGAGGAGCAATAACATGCCTGGTGATACGATAGATCGAGCTATTAATCGAGGTACCCGAAAGGGAGGTTCCGAAGAAATTCATGAAACTTATTACGAGGGTTATGGTCCAGGCGGAAGTGCAGTTTATATTCATGTCATGACAGATAATAAAAATCGTACCGTTTCTGAAATTAGAAGAGTATTTACGAAGTATGGAGGCAGCCTTGGCGAAAGTGGTTGCGTCGCATGGATGTTCGATACGAAGGGAAGGATTTCTTTTGACAAAAAAGGCGTCGATGAAGATAAGATTTATGAGATTGCTGTAGATGCAGGAGCAGAGGACGTACGGACTGAGGATAGTGAACTAATTGTTATCACGAATACTGAGAATTTTGAAAATGTTAAAGACCAAATTGACAAGAAAGGACTCAAGTATTTATCAGCAGAGATTACCATGATACCACAGAATAATGTTAGGGTCGAAGGCAAAGATGCTGAGCAGATGGTGCGTCTAATGGAAGCGCTCGATGATAGTGACGATGTTCAAAACGTCTATTCAAACTTTGATATCGAAGACGAACTCTTGGAAGCGTTGGGATAA
- the tolA gene encoding cell envelope integrity protein TolA yields the protein MSLPNGGTSGGINWFWGVVLSVAFHVFIFLLIMFWGFGSSNYSAQPNFIEGRLVSLSELTDTEGNKEIKASQVKEEVQKQPKREEKKVVEGPKDESNKEKLKKVEKPMVEPKKAEKEIKPPPKAVKKEEKKEEPKKQEEQKNEEPKDKNLVALETKKEVKAAEKEPKPTKAPEVNKTQATKKKEKPDLENEKSKVLKDIQENVEEEKRRSVLEELQKKQGVTDEKVVAKANTTEKSERKSNSGRGQLGGSPLGGGTNAVVTNLFLERIRNEIRQHYKIPPNIPTDGKLETFVFFKINESGKVYDVRVNESSGNPAFDDLCIKAIYKSAPLTPPPPELMEQAKTVGFLIPFTNDPS from the coding sequence ATGAGTTTACCTAACGGCGGTACCAGTGGGGGTATTAATTGGTTTTGGGGTGTAGTTCTATCCGTAGCATTTCACGTATTTATCTTCCTACTTATTATGTTTTGGGGATTTGGCAGTTCTAATTATTCAGCCCAACCAAATTTCATCGAGGGAAGACTGGTATCCCTTTCAGAATTAACTGACACAGAGGGCAACAAAGAAATTAAAGCCTCTCAAGTAAAGGAGGAAGTTCAAAAACAGCCTAAGAGGGAAGAAAAAAAGGTAGTGGAGGGACCAAAGGATGAGTCAAATAAAGAAAAGCTGAAAAAAGTCGAAAAGCCGATGGTTGAACCAAAAAAGGCGGAAAAGGAAATAAAACCACCTCCGAAAGCTGTAAAAAAAGAAGAGAAGAAGGAAGAACCTAAAAAACAAGAGGAACAGAAAAACGAGGAGCCTAAGGATAAAAATCTAGTGGCATTAGAAACAAAGAAAGAGGTGAAAGCGGCTGAGAAAGAGCCAAAACCGACAAAAGCCCCTGAGGTAAACAAAACACAGGCAACCAAAAAGAAAGAAAAACCTGATTTAGAAAATGAAAAATCAAAGGTATTAAAAGACATTCAAGAAAACGTTGAAGAGGAAAAGAGACGAAGTGTATTAGAGGAACTCCAGAAAAAACAAGGGGTTACGGATGAAAAGGTAGTAGCAAAAGCCAACACCACCGAAAAATCAGAAAGAAAGTCAAATAGTGGGAGAGGGCAATTGGGTGGAAGTCCACTTGGTGGAGGAACCAACGCAGTAGTAACCAATTTGTTCCTAGAGAGAATACGTAATGAAATAAGGCAACATTATAAGATTCCCCCAAATATACCGACGGATGGAAAATTAGAAACGTTTGTCTTCTTCAAAATCAATGAGAGTGGGAAGGTTTATGACGTTAGAGTCAATGAGTCTTCTGGTAATCCAGCATTCGATGATTTATGCATTAAGGCAATCTATAAGTCAGCCCCGCTCACTCCTCCGCCTCCTGAGTTGATGGAACAGGCTAAAACCGTTGGATTCTTAATACCTTTTACAAATGATCCGTCTTAG
- the ruvA gene encoding Holliday junction branch migration protein RuvA: protein MISLLRGIIAEKSIGKIVIDVHGVGYGVTVPLSTYYRLPDSGCETELKIYTHVKEDSIELVGFLTEDEKRIFTLLLGVSGVGPKGATNILSNISPQELVSAISSGDLTRRKVPGIGPKLASRLITELKDKISSIRLLQKYHRNNGNLDDVISALLNLGYTKFEIDEQIIKIEEIAGKEKDIEIALRESLKVMRKE from the coding sequence ATGATCTCCCTTCTTAGAGGCATAATCGCAGAGAAATCAATAGGAAAGATCGTTATAGACGTTCATGGAGTGGGTTACGGAGTTACAGTGCCACTCTCTACATATTATCGTCTCCCAGACTCGGGTTGTGAGACTGAGTTAAAAATTTACACTCACGTGAAGGAGGACAGTATAGAGCTTGTCGGTTTTCTCACAGAAGACGAAAAAAGGATCTTCACCTTATTACTAGGTGTTTCTGGTGTAGGGCCTAAAGGGGCAACAAACATTCTTTCTAATATTTCTCCTCAGGAACTGGTTTCAGCAATTTCTTCTGGTGATCTAACAAGAAGAAAGGTACCTGGCATCGGACCAAAGCTCGCATCAAGACTGATAACCGAATTAAAAGATAAGATCTCAAGCATTAGACTCCTTCAAAAGTATCATCGTAATAATGGAAACCTGGATGACGTAATCTCCGCGCTCCTTAATCTAGGATATACAAAGTTCGAAATAGATGAGCAGATTATAAAAATTGAAGAGATAGCAGGAAAAGAAAAAGATATAGAGATTGCTTTGAGAGAATCATTAAAAGTAATGAGAAAGGAATGA
- the ruvC gene encoding crossover junction endodeoxyribonuclease RuvC translates to MRVIGVDPGTRVCGFGIVESINGSLIHVTSGAIVPSASHAITFKLKTIHEGLVRVIQEFAPDVMSVEGLFFAKNAKSAIKLGEARGVAYLAAAFFGLSVYEYAPTEVKLAITGRGRAKKIEVQKMISTIFGISRWEGTDVSDAIAIALCHINLSEKKERLGIEVLRTRRRRRRFSINDLPS, encoded by the coding sequence ATGAGAGTAATTGGCGTAGACCCTGGAACCAGGGTTTGTGGATTCGGAATAGTGGAGAGTATAAACGGAAGTTTAATACATGTTACAAGTGGCGCTATAGTTCCTTCTGCTAGCCATGCTATTACTTTCAAGTTGAAGACCATTCATGAAGGTCTAGTGCGGGTGATACAAGAATTTGCTCCCGATGTTATGTCGGTTGAAGGTCTTTTTTTCGCCAAAAATGCCAAAAGTGCAATCAAGCTAGGGGAAGCAAGGGGCGTTGCATACCTGGCAGCTGCCTTTTTTGGCTTATCAGTCTATGAATATGCTCCTACCGAAGTAAAACTTGCCATCACTGGTCGAGGAAGAGCGAAAAAAATCGAAGTTCAGAAGATGATTTCCACAATTTTCGGAATTAGTAGATGGGAGGGGACAGACGTGTCGGATGCAATAGCAATAGCACTTTGCCACATTAATCTATCTGAGAAAAAAGAGAGGCTCGGGATTGAAGTTCTAAGGACTAGAAGAAGGAGGAGGCGTTTTTCGATAAATGATCTCCCTTCTTAG
- the tolQ gene encoding protein TolQ, with amino-acid sequence MINWLHFVLQTAEVVEVKQVKVFGLISTAGPVVKIVLLLLLIMSVISWAIIFSKHFMLRKAMKRSEKFLDLYHSSGNFSNLYQSTKHLKGPIANLFRSGYEELLKIKRSGTGGAVRNPESQNNPEMVIAADLGVVELVERVLKKEMSAEVSRLEGSLIFLATTGSTAPFIGLFGTVWGIMTAFIGLASRADVPTLQAVAPGIAEALIATAIGLAAAIPAVVAYNYFINKVKRIDVEMENFSSEFLNIVDRYLKKI; translated from the coding sequence ATGATTAATTGGTTACATTTTGTGCTGCAGACCGCAGAAGTTGTAGAGGTGAAGCAAGTAAAGGTATTTGGACTCATATCAACAGCTGGACCAGTTGTTAAAATAGTACTCTTATTGCTATTGATAATGTCGGTAATCTCGTGGGCTATCATTTTTTCAAAGCATTTCATGCTCAGGAAAGCAATGAAAAGGTCTGAAAAATTTTTAGATCTTTACCATTCAAGTGGAAACTTCAGTAATCTGTACCAGTCCACTAAACACTTAAAAGGTCCTATAGCAAATCTTTTCAGGTCGGGGTACGAAGAGCTTCTTAAAATTAAGAGGTCTGGAACCGGAGGTGCAGTAAGAAATCCCGAATCGCAGAACAATCCAGAGATGGTTATTGCGGCGGATCTAGGCGTAGTGGAACTGGTTGAAAGGGTATTAAAAAAGGAAATGTCGGCCGAGGTATCTAGACTTGAGGGTTCGCTGATCTTTCTTGCAACGACCGGGAGTACAGCTCCTTTCATAGGACTCTTTGGTACTGTATGGGGAATAATGACAGCTTTTATTGGACTTGCCAGCCGCGCTGATGTTCCAACTCTTCAAGCAGTAGCTCCAGGTATCGCAGAGGCATTGATTGCGACGGCAATAGGTCTTGCTGCTGCAATTCCGGCTGTTGTCGCGTATAATTACTTTATAAATAAGGTTAAGCGAATCGACGTCGAAATGGAGAATTTCTCCTCCGAGTTTCTAAACATAGTTGATAGATATCTTAAGAAGATATAG
- the ruvB gene encoding Holliday junction branch migration DNA helicase RuvB has product MEERIVNPKTQEEDSIYDPNLRPRLLREFLGQSKVKEKVDIFIEAAKRRKEALDHVLLYGPPGLGKTTLAHIMANELEVKIHATSGPVIERVADLASILTNLDERDVLFIDEIHRLHRIVEEYLYSAMEDYKIDLMIGEGPTARSMKVTVNRFTLIGATTRTGLITSPLRSRFGVNLRLDYYDPQELESIIRRSAGILGVETTGDGESEIACRARGTPRIANRLLKRVRDFAEVKADGIIDQEVARNALNMFEVDSVGLDNVDRAILLAITEKFNGGPVGIETIAAAISEDKDTIEEVYEPFLIRQGFLAKTPRGRMVTPQAYAHLNIASLHRQKGLFKD; this is encoded by the coding sequence ATGGAAGAACGAATTGTAAATCCAAAAACTCAGGAAGAAGATTCGATCTATGACCCCAATCTCAGACCCAGGCTTTTACGCGAGTTTTTAGGCCAGAGTAAGGTAAAAGAGAAAGTTGACATTTTCATTGAGGCAGCAAAACGTAGAAAAGAAGCTCTCGATCATGTTCTTCTCTATGGTCCCCCGGGGCTTGGAAAGACAACACTGGCTCATATCATGGCTAATGAACTGGAGGTAAAAATACATGCAACTTCAGGTCCAGTGATAGAGAGGGTTGCAGATCTCGCATCTATTCTTACCAATTTAGATGAAAGAGATGTGTTATTTATCGATGAAATTCACAGACTTCATCGTATTGTAGAGGAGTATTTATATTCAGCTATGGAGGATTATAAGATTGATCTTATGATCGGGGAAGGACCAACAGCTAGGTCAATGAAAGTCACTGTTAATAGATTTACTTTGATAGGCGCTACTACAAGAACTGGTCTTATAACATCGCCCCTGAGATCCCGCTTTGGCGTAAACTTGAGGCTCGACTATTATGATCCTCAGGAACTTGAGAGCATAATCAGGAGGTCTGCTGGAATTCTCGGCGTCGAAACTACGGGTGACGGTGAGTCTGAAATTGCCTGCAGGGCCAGAGGAACACCCAGGATTGCAAACAGATTGCTGAAGAGGGTACGAGATTTTGCGGAGGTGAAAGCTGACGGTATTATCGATCAAGAAGTGGCAAGAAACGCACTCAATATGTTCGAAGTGGACTCTGTCGGTCTTGATAATGTTGATCGTGCAATACTTCTGGCGATCACCGAAAAATTTAACGGAGGTCCTGTTGGAATCGAGACTATCGCAGCCGCGATAAGCGAGGATAAAGATACTATTGAAGAGGTATATGAGCCATTTTTGATACGCCAGGGATTCCTTGCAAAAACACCCCGAGGAAGAATGGTAACACCACAGGCATACGCACATCTGAATATTGCTTCGCTCCACAGACAAAAAGGCCTCTTTAAAGATTAG